The following DNA comes from Papaver somniferum cultivar HN1 chromosome 4, ASM357369v1, whole genome shotgun sequence.
ctctcttcagacaaaaacaaaacagaaacaTCATTTATCTCTCTCTctgttttcattattttttatcACTCACAGCATTTTGATCAACAAATCAACCTTACTTTCAATAAAATGTTGCACCAAATGAAAGAAGATATAGTCCATAATCGAACGTGTGATTACCGTTGAGTATTTGCAGCCTACACATATACTCTGCAAGTTCCCAGATACTCTGCTTTTGATTTTGACTACTCTCAGAGTGGAATTTGGTCTCCTTTACTCTGTAAGTTCAATTTCAGTTGATGAGAAACGGAAGAAACTATTATATGATAAGAAGGAAGAGGAGAAGGAAACTCTATTGGATGGGGAAAAAGAACATGATCATCAACTGTTTGTAGTTATGTCACAGCAAAGATGAAGAACAAGATTGAAGTGAAAAATTATGAATAACAAGATTGGAgtgaaaatgatgaagaagatgatgaaaaataacaaGAGCTCATCATCGTTGGATCTATCTATGGCTAAAAAGGGGTTTACTCTTCAAAATTAGgtaattcatatttatttttttcagaaTTTGGTTTCATCAGCATAGAAATTAGGATTCTTAATTGATTACTGAATGGGGATTGAATGGGTCACATATGTTTAATTAACTCTGTGGTTTAGTACCTAACCAATACTACCTCCACTTCAGGAAAATCTATACTTCCACTCACTTTTTCATTTTGCTTAAAAATAGGCCTAAATTGAAAAAGTTTAGAGTCtttcttttcctgaaacggagggcTTATAGTTCTTAGTTCTGATTAACTATGTGAATAAGTGGAAGGGTTTCATTTCTGTAATTGGTATTTTGTTGTGGGCATTATTGTTATCTGATAATGACTTACAACAGAAAGAAGCTTCATTTTTTGACTTACAACAATTTAAAGTAATGACTTACAACAATTTCATTTCCAGAAGAGTTAGTAGTAGATGAAACAGAAAGTGTTGTGGGAATTATTGTTATCTGATAATGACTTACAACAATTTAAGTTCTGCATCTACTTTTTGTTTTTGCTCACCTCCCATAATTTAAAGTTCTGCATCTGCAACAATTTGATCATATTCGCAATGGAGAAACAAAAGAAGTTTCATTTTTTGTTAATGGttccattcttcttcttgttaGCTAACAGTGTTCTGGTTGATGCCTATGCTATTAAGGTCTGATTTTtagttctacttcttcttcttcttcttctttttatgcaGTTGGAAATTTAGGTAGATGTATATGTTGAATGGCTATGATTTTGGTGTTACAGGAGACTGAAATTGGAAATCATGTGCACTTATCAAGAAAAAATCCAAATAATGAAGTTAGAATAAGAAGATTAGGGAAGCAATTAGTCAGGTTTGTAATTAAATCCAAAATTTGAATGAAACAGAGGAAATCAATAGATAGATAGAGAATTAATGGGATTGatcttttttgtgttttttctttttttgaaggaAACTGGAGGCTGAAATGGCGAAATCAAGTACacctgatgatggtggtggtggaacctTATCAATGACAGTTTCTCTCACTGTAAGTGCAAGATAATGTTCTTAAAGTTTGCCTTGTTAATCTTCTTGTTACCATCATTCACTAAGCATTTGTATAGACTGGTAAGGCTCCATGTCATGTTCTGGTTCAACTGCTGGGTATTTGTCCCCTAAGATAACATCTGTGCCATACTCTGAACATTTGAAAGTAAAACCCTATTTTTACCTTGAAATGACATTCGAAAAGAAGATGCCGGGAACTTTCATCTTGTTTGCttactcttttcttcttttttttttttttttttgatgcaacagAAATttattgaattaagagatagagtTAGGAGGAATATGTCCCCTATCTTCATCTAACTGAAAACCGAAGAAATCAGGAGCGTTCTCCTGCCAAGTTTCAGAAACTTGAAACTTCCTAGAATGTTTAGCCAACAAGTCTGCAGACTCATTGCATTCTCTTATTACATGCCCAACTTTCCAGGCCTTAGTTTTTGTAAGATAAAATTTAATGTCTTCAATAATTGGTAAATTCTCCCAACTGATGCAAGTATCGACTCCATTGATAGTTATGCCACAATCTTTAACTAACAATTTATAAGAGGCATCACAATTTATAGTGCTTCGGGTGGTGTCCATTTGTTGTTTCTGTCCATAGTATTGCTGGAAGTCGCTACACCAGGGATATTGTTCCTGCTTTTCACCATATTTAGAAGGTTCCGAGCTCTTCTTATTGTAGTAAGGCGATTAGGTTTAATTCCTTCAAACACCACTCTGCGTCTTTCCTTCCGCACCTCCCAAACAGCACATGAGATGTGATGGATCCAGTCTTCGCTAACTGTGTTTTGAGCATCAAACCAACTGACAATTACATTACTGTGTCTTGTTCTGATTTTGGAGAGAGTTAATTCCCCCTTGAACTGAAGTAAGAACAGCCTTAGTAATAGAACAATGAAGAAAGAGGTGGTCAGTTGTCTCCCATTCTTGCAGGCATAGAGAACACTGGCTGACTTGTCCTCCAATATGTCTCAAAATTCTTTCACTGGATGGGCCATTATCTGTAGTACATTTCCATAAGAATAATTTTATCTTCGCAGCAGTTTTCAGTCTCCATAAAGCTTTCCAGATTCTATCTTCAACCCCCATCTGAGTTTGTGAGCTGTATTTGATTTACACCAACTTGTTATAAGTGGATTTAACAGTAAAAATCCCATTATTTGTAGGTGTCCGTACCAGATTGTCTTCAGCACTTCTAGGAATCCTGATTTGGATGATAATGACCCCTTATCTCTTCATTTTCTTGTTTGCTTACTCAGTCAGTCCATGATGCTTCAGTTTTGTGCCGactcttattttttttattttcttgcagaatGGCCCAGTTGCAGCCGCTTATCCCATCCCAGACGAGAAGATCGATCCACCAGCACTACCTAACCAGTCAAAGTCATGGCATATGCCACTGTGGGGATGGATCTTGATAGGTTTCGCCATTTTCGCATTCTTCCTCGTCGTTACTTGGGTAGTCTGGTACTACTGCTCGCACCGTGCAGCATCTCAAACAGCAGGAAACCAAAATGGAAGCACGGAACTTGATGATATAGAATCTCTCAGCAGCAGTACCATCGACAACATCTACAGCAACATCTTCAGAGTGCCAAACCCAGACGCTTCTGCCACTCCCCCACGCGATCCAGCAATTCTACCAAATCGAGCAAGGCCATGGCAAGCCATCTTCTCAGTCATCCTCTTAATTGCTGGGGCAATTTGGTACTATTATTCTCATTGTGGAGACACAGAACCTGATAAACCTTCGCAGTCAACTTGATTCTAGAAGATAGGCACTTAGGAAGCACTGACAACGGGATCTATTTGAATAGGGATAGGAAACTAGACTTCACTAGTGAGCTTCTTTGAATCTGTTGTTAAGTTGTATGTCTTCTTGATCTTGGTCATGTTTTAGCTAAAGTTGGTGAACTAAGCATTATTGTGTTGGGTAATAAAGAGATTGGAGGAGAAATCGACGGGTTTTGATGTTTCTGTAGAAAAGAGCTGCTCACTAGCCAGGTCTGAGGTTAAGTCACTACTTGTAGTATACTATGTGAATATGCATGCCAAGTAGCTCGCTGCCTATCTAAACTACATGTACTGAGTCATTGATTTCCCACATCTGTTGTTACCGTATAAAAGTAAAGGGTTTGGATCATGGGACTCATGGTTTTCACGCATAGATTAGATAAAATTGTCTAACCTTCCATCACAGGGCAATCAGTTTTGACGCATAGATTACCAAGAACGGTTTGTCTAATTAAAGATCTTCATTTGTATTCAGGACTAGTTAACCAAGAATGAGTTGACAAGCGAAAAAGATGATGATAGAATCGATGATGAAAATGccttttgatgaaaaaaaaaatgatgctaGTAATACTTGCCCTTCAAATAGCAATTCTACAATATAAATATACCACACCGTGGAATGCAATTTGATACTAATGACGGAGAGAAGGAACATGATACTGAATATGCCGTCAAAGGTTTTGGGCGAGAAAGTAGAGGATTCATTCAAGTATTTTAGTAACATACTAAGCACGAACCATAAGTTCTATGTCAGTATAGAGAAtctgacgtgaatcgaacacgcaacCTTCTGACTTGGAGTCAGACGCACTACCATTGTGCCACAGATTCATATTGGAAACACATCTTACCTGACCTTTAACTGCTAATTAATAACTAATAACTCAGCAAACTTTAACTGCTAATTCTTACCTGACCTTAGTACCAGTTGAGCCATTAATGCCTCTTGAAGCATTCATAGTTTTAGCACTGGCAAGTTTGGAATTAGTGGCACAGAGCAAGAGAAGCCAATTACTAGTTGTTCATACATTTACTTGTAAGTTTGGTACTGCTTATGCACAATAAACAATCCATCCCTTTCACAAGAAAAACAGAAACTCCACCTGAACATGCTAATGTTCTATGTCAATTCTCTAATAAAAATTGTACGATTCTATGAAAGCTAACCTGATCATCCAACGAATTAGGAATAAAAAAAACTGCTGGTGCAAAATATATATCACAGAGAGAAGCACAATCAAATAATCAATATCAAAGAACAAAGTATATAATTCTATTGCCCAGCCTCTCAAAGTGCAGCGGCAGTCTTTCAAAACTATCAACAATGTACAGTGTCCTAACAGCAAAACGAGGATGACTGGATGAGGACAGAGAACTTACCTTTGACCTGGTACTGGTTGATGTGTCGCTGCCTGTTCTGTTTTCTTCAAGTCCAAATCACAAGCTTTTGGGCTTCTCACAGACACCTGATCAAAGTAAATGGACCTCCTTGCTCACATCTTCAACTTTGTTAGCTCCTATAGCAACGAAAACCGAACCATATGAATAGATGATTCAATATACAAAAACAACTTGTTCATGCATATATACCTACATAGAAATTCAAACTTCAAACATCAATTCAGAAACATTTGATCGGACTTGAAAGAAAAACAGAAATGCGATGAGCAGAACAAACACCACATCACCTTTTGTATGTGTACTAGAAACCGCAAAAATGAGACATACTGTATCATCAAATTCTTAGGTATTCATTTCATATCCCTCCATGATTCATGGTATGGTGTCACCACTTTTTGAGTCACTGCTTCAATTTGCACTATCCCTTGCTATTTAATTCATTTCTAGTCATCCCATTTACAACAAGATTGCTAACCGTTTATGGCTAAGCACGCACTTAAAATTATACGCAGAATTAGATATTTTTGTATCCTCTGACATGGGGGAGCTTTCTCTTATGATGGATCGGGAGAAAAGAAAACCAATGCCAGTCAAGGCACCAGACATTAAAAGAACACAAAGTGATCATGGGGAAATGGAAGATATTACACTGCAACCAAGCTGGAcactaagaacttgtttgtttgcagctgactcggcgtctgaatctgagtcaactcctgactcggaccgagtcagcagtcagaccgtttgttttccattttgagtcagatctgactcgatctctgactcagacataacccctgactcggactcatttgagtcaggtaacaaaatatccctgactcatgggaccaaaccactgactcacttatttccgagtcagatgagatgagtcagatctgactcaa
Coding sequences within:
- the LOC113273532 gene encoding uncharacterized protein LOC113273532, which translates into the protein MEKQKKFHFLLMVPFFFLLANSVLVDAYAIKETEIGNHVHLSRKNPNNEVRIRRLGKQLVRKLEAEMAKSSTPDDGGGGTLSMTVSLTNGPVAAAYPIPDEKIDPPALPNQSKSWHMPLWGWILIGFAIFAFFLVVTWVVWYYCSHRAASQTAGNQNGSTELDDIESLSSSTIDNIYSNIFRVPNPDASATPPRDPAILPNRARPWQAIFSVILLIAGAIWYYYSHCGDTEPDKPSQST